DNA from Leptospira harrisiae:
TGTTAATCATTGGGTCGCTGGTTCGAGCCCAGCAGGGGGAGCAGGTCTGCTTTTTTGCGTTTTGATTTCCTTCAATCCACAAAACCTTCTTCCAAAAATCACCAATCTTTTAGATATTTCCCTTAAAATTTCACGAATTTTCTCCTTAGCAATCTGTTTTTTTCTACTTAGTTCGGGTTTTCCCTTATCTCTTTTCGGGTCACAAACAATAGAAGGTGACAAGTCAGATACAAAAGAGGCTTTTCACGAGTCAGAACAAATCATATTCATCACAGCATATGCAAAAGAAACGAAAGGAAATTTGTATTTTTACAGCCTAGAGGACGGGGAATGGAAGCCTGTTTTGGAAAATATTCCTGTGCGACTGGGTAAAAATGGAATCATCCAGGGAGAAGTGAAACGAGAAGGGGACGGACACACACCTTCAGGTATTTTTCCAGTGCAAAGAATTCTAGGCAAAGAAAAAAGGAAAATTCAAAGTTTAGAATATATTGAAATTTCGAAAAATTCTCATTGGACTGATGTTTCTACGTCCAAACATTACAACCAACTCATCAAACATAAAGAAAAAGGTGCAGTTTCTCTTTGGGATTCAGGAATTTATGAATTGTTTATAGTCATAGAACACAATACAAGCCCACCTATACCTGGTTATGGAAGTATGATCTTTTTACATCCATGGAATGAAGACAAACCAACCTCTGGATGTGTCGGAGTTCCTAAAGATATCTTAGACGTTTTGGTGTCTACATTGGATGGCCGTAAAAACCCATACATTATCCTACGATTGTTAGATTAACTTGACAGCGGTTAGGTTTGTAATTTTGTGATTAAATGCGTTCAAAAGTGTTATTTTTGTTTTTGTCATTTAGTTTCCTATCTTGTCAGGTAGATATAAGACAAATTCCTCCTATAAAACAGGATTCGGAACTTCTAATCTCAAAATATCCAAATCAACTTTTTATAGGTAAGTTCGATATCATCACTTATGACAGAATATTATTTGTGAATAGATGGAAATCTGTTTTTATTGATCACCTCAAATCTACTAGACTTTTTAGCAAGGTATCGGCTCCGAATGATACTACTAAAATTACTTCTGATGATTTTATTTTGGATGTAACGATTCATCCGAAATATTCGGATACTTACAATTATTGGTGGACTTGGCCTGCAATTTATCCCCTGGTCGGTTATTGGCCTATCCAGATTCGTGAAACAAATTATAAAGTCCAAATAGATTATAATTTATATAAAGGTACGCAAATTTATGCTTCCAATACTTTGGTGGAAGAAGCAGAACTCACTGTTGAAATTTATGGTTTTTATCGAACTGCAAATATTGAAAAGATGATAGAAACTAGTAATTTATTGGTTGTTGAAAAATGTTTTAAAGATATCGAATCAAAATTACAAAGTTCGAATCGATAATGTTTGAAAAAAAAATGGTCTCTCTTATTTAGAGAGACCACAAAAATGTTGTTTAGGATTTTAAATTAAAGTGAAAAGGATTTCGTAACAAAGTCTTTGTAATCAGGAGTTTTCATTTCCTTTTCCCAGCGACTCCAAGTGTAAGGCCACATTGCTGGATCACCATCTGGATCTAAATACCAACTTTGGCATCCACCGAGCCAAACGGTATTACCCATCCCTTTTTTGAGGTAAGCGGCAAATTGTTTCAAAGCATCTTCGGTGGTTTCAATTTCATCAAATTTCTTTTTTCTCCAATCTTGGATGATCTTCATCACATATTTTGTTTGGACTTCACTCATCGCAATTACCGAGAAGTTTCCAATAGGTGTATTCGGTCCGAGCATCAGGACAAAATTGGGAAAATGAGGAATGAACAAAGACCTGTAGGCTTGGACTTTCTTTTTCCAAACTGTTTCAATGGAAATACCATCTTTTCCTGTTAGGTTCATTGGCCTCATGAAATTAAATGGATGAAAACCTGTTGCTAGAATCAAAACATCAAGTTCATGGAGTTTTCCGTCTTTGGTCACAACTCCCTTTTCTGTGATTTTTTCAATCCCATCTGTCACCAAGTCTGCATTAGGTTTTTGGATGGCATCATAGAAAGTGGAGTTCACGATGACACGTTTGCAACCTACCCGATAATTCGGTGTTAGTTTGGCACGCAAAACTGGATCTTTAATAGAATTTTTTAAATTTCTTTTACAAAGAAAACTCATTAGCAAGTGAGGAATTTTTTTACCAATGACTGCTTTTGAAAATGTTTGTTCCACAGCAAAGGTATACCATTTGTGAAATCGTTTAAGAATGTTTCTGTCTTTTCTCCAACGTTCTTTATCCTTTTCTGTGTAATCGGTATCGGGAACACGAACAATCCACTGCGGTGTCCTTTGGAATACTGAAACTTTTTGACCCACTTTGATCATTTCTGGAATCACTTGGGCTGCAGTGGAACCAGTACCAATGATCCCAATTCTTTTTCCTTTTAAGTCAACCGAATGGTTCCATTCCGCAGTGTGAAAACATTTTCCTTGGAAGGAATCGAGTCCTGGTATGTTTGGGCGAGCCGGATGGTGTAAAATTCCTGTGGCAGAAATCAGAAAATCGGAAACGTAAGTTTTCCCCTGATTTGTTTTTGTTGTCCATTTCCCATTGCGATAGGATGCTTCTGAAACAGCTTCATTAAAATGAATTTTTGGGGTAACTTTGTACTTATCACTAACTCGTTTGAAGTAGGTTTGGATTTCATCCCCATGGGCAAAACGATGGCTCCACTCTGGATTTGGCTCAAAACTGTAAGTATACATATGAGCAGGAATGTCACAAGCAACACCAGGATAAGTATTTTCTCTCCAAGTTCCGCCTAGGTCATTTTTTTTCTCTAAAATGGTAACGTCAGTGATCCCTGCTTTTTCTAACTCGATTGCAAGTAGGATGCCGGTCATTCCTGCACCGATCACCACAACAGATGGATTTCTAAGATCTGATGTTGTCATATGGTTCCTCGTTGGTATTTTACGTTCTTGATTATGTTATGAGAACAAGGTTCTGTAATTCACAACTGAAAAGAAATGACATAGGATTATAGAACGTTTGCAATAAAAAAAACATAAATATGATAAAAAAGGTAAATGAGAATTTAAAATTAGAATCAGACTGATTCTAGAAAATTCCGAATGAACAAAGAGGAGGTTTGTTCAGAAATCTTTCGGCAAACATTTGTTAAACTTATTGATCAGATGGATTTTTGGATCAAACGGCAAAAACACAAAACTACCTGGAAGGATTTAATTTCAAAAAAGAAATAGAGCCGTTTGTTTTTAATTAAGTATTGACTTAATTAAGTAATAACTTAATTATTGTTGTTATGAATGCTTTTGCCGTGTTGGCAGATGAGACAAGAAGGGATATCGTGAGGCTTGTTGCCAAAAATGGGGAACTCACCGCTACCGAAATTAGCGATAATTTTCAAATGAGCCCACCTGCAATTTCCCAACATCTGAAACTACTAAAAGAAACGAACATCCTCCATATGAAAAAAGAGGCACAGAAACGTATTTATAGCCTAAACCAGGAAGGAATGAAGGAAATGGAAGATTGGATTTTGGAAATCAAGAACCTCTGGGTGAAACGTTTGGATAAATTGGATCGTTATGTAATGAAATTAAAAATGGAGAGATTAAATGATAAAAAATAATTTAGAAACAGTCGTTGAAGAAAACAAGGTTACGTATAAAAAATATTTCGATGTTTCAGTGGATCTTCTTTTTGAAGTTTGGTCGAAGCCTGAACATTTAATGGAATGGTGGGGTCCTGATGGATTTACATTAACAATCAAAAGTTTGGATTTTTCTAATGGTGGGATTTGGGAATTTATTATGCATGGGCCAGATGGACATGATTATCAAAACAAAATTCAATTTATCAACATTCATAAACCTAAATCCATTTTGTATAAACATATTGGAGATGGCGAAGGAGATGAAGATGTCAATTTCCAATCCAGAATTATTTTTGAAGCAGCTGGTGAAGGAACAAATCTCATTATGGAACAGATTTTTTCCAGCAAACAAGAGTTAGAAAGAGTCAATGAGAAATATGGAGCCATTGAAGGTGGAAAACAACATATAGGAAATCTAGCGAAATATTTGGAGAAAATAAAGTAGGGGACATTTCCATGAAAACCAATCTTTCAATTAAGTTGATTCTTAATCTCTGCACATTAATTTTAAGTGGATGCCACTCCCTAAAGGTCACCGATGATTCGATTTCTAAAGATTCGGTAGATCCTAACGTTTTTGTTATCAATCGAACCTTTAAAGCAAAGCCGAAATTGGTTTTTGAAGCTTGGGTAAATCCCAATCGATTTATGAGATGGTTGGGGCCTAAAGGTGCTTCCATGAATTTTATTAAGGCAGACGTAAAAGAAGGAGGAACTTCTTTATGGTCGATGACTACTGCCGATGGGAAAACAAAGTTTGGCACTCTACATTACAAAATCATCAATTCCAGTGATCTAATTGTATACATTCAAAATTTTTCGGACAAATCAGGAAATTTAATCAAAGCACCCTTTTCGCAGTCCTATCCTGATAAACTATTAACTACCGTTAGGTTTTATCCTGATGGATCCAATAGAACGAAAGTTGTGGTTCGTTGGGAAGTTTTTGGAATTGCTTCCGATGCAGAAAGGCAAACGTTTCAAAGTTTGAAACAAGTAATGCAGATTGGTTGGTCCGATTCCTTTGACAAACTAGATTCTATTTTATTAGAAGGGAAATAAATAGGTTTGCTTGAGCCTGTTCCAACACTGATTTGTCTTCAAGCGAGTGAGTATCCACAGCCAACGGAAAACTAATCGTTGTTTGATGAAGGTCACCATCGTGTTTTGATTTGGAATACAATCCCCACGACTAACGGTCAACCAGCAGATTTAGTTTTGGGTCAAAGTGATTTTACAAACAATGCATCAAATGACGATGGGCAGACCGGTGTTGTTGGAATTACCTCAACTGCCAGAACGTTCTATAATCCATATGGCGTCTTTACGATCGGTAGGTGATTTTGATAATCACCGCATACTCATTTTTAAGGGAAAATAAATACAGGCTTCAAAATCCTTTCATTCGAATACTTTCACTTTTGAAGCCTTACTTTGATTTCAAATACTATCTATTATGAAGCAATATACAGCTTCCCATAATTAGTATTATGTCGCATAATAGGCGACACCCGAATGAGTTTACTCGTACATCCTTTACAGTTGTGTCTCAATACATACTTTATATAGAGATGCATTAAAATCCTGGTTCAGACGGTAATGAGGAAGGCATTGGATTTCACCTTTGAAACATATTTTGACTATAAAATAAGGTTGGAAATTCTTTCATTGAGACAATTTTTTTTAAACCTTCTTCGATGGCGGATTGAATGCTTGTAGCAATTTTTTCTTTTGATTCTGTATCTTCTGCACTGAAAGGAATTGTCCTGGAGGTGATTTGTCCAGAGTGCCCCAAAATTCTTTGTTGTTCTCCCAACGGGTTTATTACCAAAAATTCCACAATTGAAGCAAAGGTTGCATGATGAAATTTTGTGGTTCCTTCTTCAAATTCTAATGACCGATCCACCTGTACCTTACTTAGTACAATCACCCCTGGTTCCAGAGGTTCGTCTGACTTTATGGGAGACAAAGAACTCACGGTAAAATAACGAGGGCTAGTGTTTGAGAGTGATTGGAGTGCAAACTGTCCAATTGAAATTTCATGCGATGGACCTACTTTTAATACTTTCGTTTCCAGTTCCTGTGCGTATTGGAGTCTTAGCGCTTTTTCAGATCTTTCTGATTGCGAAAAATCTGTACGTGAAGTTGCTACACAATGTACCAACAAACAGACTAAAGCTGAAGCCAGTCGGAATCGGTATTTCATAAGTTTTACCTGAAAATTAATGCCACCAAACAACGAGTTTATTGCAGATCGAGTGGTAAAAGTCCCAAAACTTTCGTAAAATTTCTAATTTTATGATTTAGAATGCTTTAAAAACATAATGACTTTCTTTTTGTTTCCTAAAGAATTCGGAAAACTGGGCTGGATTTTGAAAAGTCCTAGTTTGGAAATAATAACATTTAAAGGAAAATGGTATGAAAATTGCTTATATAATTGTTAGGGTTTTGCTTGGTGCATTATTCCTTTTTTCTTCCGTCGTAATTCTTTTTAATTTGGTTCAGCAACCAGAAACTACGGGAGATTTAAAGGTGTTTAATGACGGGATCAAAGCATCTGGTTATTTAATGACTCTCATTAAAGTGACAGAGTTAGTCTGTGCGATTGCCTTTTTGTCTGGCAGGTTTGTTCCATTGGCATCCATTGTCATTGCGCCCATTGTTGTGAACATTTTGCTTGTTCACTTGATGATTGCTCCAGATGGAATTCCAGTTGGGATTTTTGTTGTCGTTGCCAATGCTTTTATCGCTTACGTAAATCGAAATGCATACAAACCATTGTTTGTTGCTGTATACAAGTAAATTTATATTTCTATGACTTTTTCCCAGATAAACAGGATAATGAACATTCTGTTGTCTGGGTTTCCTAAAATCCTGGTTATTATTTTTTGTTTTTACAAAGTTACTCTATCGATTCAAAAAACTGAACTTCACCAGATGAAGTATCGTAAAATCCTGAGACTATTTTAATTTCTTTTGAGTTCACTTTTCCCATTAAAAATGGACTTTTAATTAAGATCTCTTGAATGGAATTTTTTACATTTGCTTTTACTACATGATTGAAAATATGTTCATTTTCCTTTTGAATGGGATGGATTATTTTTTCTGATTCATCGATTGCTTTTTGAATTTTGTTCGTTATGCTCGCTATATTTCCTTCTCGAAGTGCATATAAAGCACTAGAAACTGCTCCGCAATTAGAATGACCGAGAACAACGATTAATTTAGTCCCGATTTTATCGCAGGATAACTCAAGACTTCCCAAAATTTCTTCGTTAACAATATTTCCTGCAATACGAATTGAAATGATATCACCTAGACCAGCATCAAAAATGATTTCGGGACTTGTTCTGGAATCAATGCAGGATAGAACCACCGCTATCGGATTTTGTCCAAAGGCGGTAGCATTTACCTGGTGTTTAAAATATTTTTCAGACCATTTCCCTTTGACAAACCTTTCGTTGCCTCTTTTTAGAAAATCTAAAATTTCATCAGGAGTTAGTTTTTGTTGTGCTTCTTTGTCCAGAATGTTTACAAACTGAACCTGATCACTGAGCTCGTAAGAATCCTTTAAGCCAATCAAATTGAGTTGTATCTTTTTTTCTATAGAAACAACAGTTTTAAATTCTTCCAAAACTTCCAATATATCATGGTCAATGAAATTACAATTTGAAGCATCTACAATTAATTTAGAATTTTCAGGTAATGCCCAAAGTGTATCTTTAATTGATGCCTTGTTCAAAAATGAAACTTGATTTGGAAGTTCTATTCTGATGGTTTCTCCAATATTCAGGGTTTCCGTTTCTACCGAAAATGGATTTTTGTAGTTATTTTTGAGGATAAAGATAAAACTGATAGAGAGTCCTATTAATACACCTGTTAGTAGGTCAGTGAAAATGATTGCAAATATTGTGGCAATAAATGGGAGGAATTGATAAATTCCTTTTTTGTAAATGGTTTTGTACAAACTTAAATTTGTCAGTTTAAAGCCAGTTACAATTAATATGACTGCCAATGAAGATAATGGAATTAAGTTTAGGAAAGATCCAAAAAAAACAACACTAATAGACAAAAGAATTCCGTGAAAAATCGTTGAGAGTTTTGACTCCGCTCCCGCATAAATATTGACAGAACTTCTAACAATCACCGAAGTAATTGGTAATCCACCAATCAAACCTGAAAGAGAATTCCCGATTCCTTGGGCAACCAGTTCTCTGTTTGGTGAGGCTAACCGTTTGTGCGGATCAATTCTTTCAACAGCATCTAAATTCAGTAAGGTTTCTAGAGTTGCAAAGGCAGAAATCGTAAATGCAAAATACCAAACCTTGGTATCAGTAATGGCGGAGAAATTAGGGAAGAAAAATACGGATTCCCAATTTTTAATGTTAGGAATAGATACTAAGTGTTTTTCTGAGAGATAAAATCCTGGAAAATAAATTTGAAATATTCCGTTCAGAAGAATTCCTGAAAGTATAACAAGGACAGGTGAAGGTAAAAATTGTAGAGGTTTCCATTTTATTTTTTCATAAGTAAAGATAAGAGCTAAAGAAGAAACTGCAATTGCAACTGCTCCCCATGAAAAAAAATTAATAACATTAAAAAGTTCCGAGAAAGTGTTTTCTCCATCTTTCTGGAAAAAAATAAAGTCTTCTTCTGGATCTACGTCAAATCCAACAGCATGAGGAATTTGTTTGAGAATGAGGATGATCCCAATAGAAGCTAGTAGACCTTGGATTACATTCGATGGAATATAATTTGCGATAAACCCACCCCGTAAAAAACCAATCGCGATTTGGATAAACCCGGCCAAAAATACAGAAAGAAGGAAAGTTTGATAATCTCCAAGACCTGCGATTGCAGCTAACACTAAAGTTACTAGTCCGGCAGCAGGACCACTGACACTTGTACTGGAATGACTTAAGATTCCTACAATCACTCCACCAATGACCCCTGATATGACTCCTGAAAGTATAGGTGCTCCACTTGCCAATGCCACTCCCAAACAAAGAGGAAGCGCAACTAAGAATACAACTAAACCTGAAGGGAGATCATTTTTGATTTTAGAAAACATAATGGTCTGGGAATATTAAAATTCCATGAATTAGGTGTCAACACCATTGGATTCCTTTCTATTTTTAATTTCTGATGCCTTTATTTTGAAATTAAATGACTAAATTTTATAACCAAACAGCAACATCATCCAAGTCTTCTTCGCTTATGACATGACGTATCTGGTCATCCGTGGTAAATGATATAGATTGAATTTGAATTGTATACCATAGGTTTGTATAAACATGAGGCCCTACATGGCATTTGAGAATTACATTAGGTTGGATTTTTTTTTCAATCGAACAAATTAATTCAGGGGTTTTCTTGTCGTCAGGAATTAAAATCTGTTTTTGTGCATCGAGGGCAAAAAATAAAATCTGAAACTTTGAAATGCTAATGTTCGTTAGGTTTTCTGTTTTGACAAACAGTTGTAATTCTTTCGAATTGATTTTATGCCGTGGACGAATGGTCACAAGGATCGGTAATCCTACTTCTCGAAGATATTCTTTCCTGTTTTCTGGAAAATTTTGACCGGGTTTGGAACAAACTGTGGTGAGATTCAGAAGAATCAAAAGAATTAGAAACTTGGTCCAGGAATGGTAAATTAGGCTGTTCCTTTTTTGTTCTCTATGCAAGATTTTGCAACTATCACCGGGTCGACGCCCAAACTCAACCCCTTTTCCACAGTTCGAATTCTACCTCTTTCTTATTGAGAAAGAAACTCAAATTCCCAAGTTTCCTTTGCTAAAGATTTATGAATTTACGGGAAGTGGAATCAGTCTGAAACTGGACGTAATAGAAAAATTTACACCTATAATCTATCAGGAGCTCTTCAATGACGTTGAGTCTAGACTTCTTTCGATCCTCAATTGGAAAGAAGATCATAATGGCCATTACCGGATTTATCTGGTTTGGATTCGTGATCGTTCATATGGTCGGAAACCTTCAAGTTTTCCAAGGACCAGAAAAATTAAACACCTATGCAAAGTTTCTCAAAGATTTAGGACCCCTATTGTGGGTAGCAAGGATTGGGCTGATCGTGGCTTTTTTTGGTCACGTGTGTACAGCGATCCTCTTAAAAATTGAAAATACAAAAGCAAGGCCTGTATCTTATGCAAAAGGTTCTACCATCCAAGCTTCGTTAGCTTCTCGTACGATGGCATATAGTGGACTACTCCTTCTTACGTTCCTTGTGTATCACCTTGCACATTTTACTTTAGGAATCACTAACCCAGAACATTACAGCTTTGAATACATACTTAAAAACGGTGATGTAGTTCATGATGTTTATGCGATGGTGATTCTTGGATTTCAAGATCCTATCATTTCAGGAACTTATATTGTTTTTATGGTTTTCCTAGCTCTACATTTTTCTCATGCTTTGGGATCTATGTTTCAGACTTTGGGATTCCTTGCACCAAAACACAACCCAACCATTCAGAAATTTTCCACAGGACTTGGCCTTATCGTCTTCCTTGGAAATTGTTCCATGCCGATCTCGATTTTACTCGGGTATGTCCGTTAAGGGTTTTTAGGAGAAGTTATGAAATTAGATGCAAAAATTCCATCGGGCCCATTGGAACAAAAATGGGACAAACACAAACAAGATATCAAACTTGTAAACCCAGCTAACAAACGTAAATACAAAGTCATCATTGTGGGAACGGGACTTGCGGGAGCTTCTGCTGCTGCAACACTTTCGGAACTTGGATACCAAGTTTCTGTTTTTTGTTTCCAAGACAGTCCAAGACGAGCCCACTCCATTGCTGCTCAAGGTGGGATCAATGCGGCAAAGAACTACCAAAACGACGGTGACTCCGTTTACAGATTGTTTTACGACACAGTCAAAGGTGGTGATTTCCGTGCTCGCGAAGCAAACGTATACCGTTTGGCTCATGAATCCACAAACATCATTGACCAGTGCGTGGCACAAGGGGTTCCTTTTGCTCGAGAGTATGGTGGAACGCTTTCCAACCGTTCATTCGGTGGAGCGCAAGTATCTAGAACTTTTTATGCTAAAGGTCAAACCGGCCAACAGTTGTTACTTGGTGCCTACTCAGCTCTAGAAAAACAAATCTCTCGTGGTGCTGTCAAAATGCATCCTAGAACAGAGATGTTGGAACTAGTTTTAGTGGATGGTCATGCCAAAGGAATCGTAGTTCGTGATCTAGTGACTGGAGAGATTTCTTCACATTCTGGTGATGCGGTCATTTTAGCATCTGGCGGGTACGGAAACGTATTTTACCTTTCTACCAACGCAAAAGGTTCGAACGTAACTGCCACTTACCGTGCTTACAAAAAAGGGGCAGGATTTGCAAACCCTTGTTATACGCAAATTCACCCTACTTGTATCCCACAAGCAGGTGATTACCAATCTAAACTTACTCTTATGTCTGAATCACTCCGTAACGATGGACGGGTTTGGGTACCTAAGAAAAAAGATGACCTTCGTGCACCTCATGAAATTCCAGAAGAGGAAAGAGATTATTACCTCGAAAGAAAATACCCATCTTACGGAAACTTAGCTCCTCGTGACATTTCCTCACGTTCTGCAAAAGAAGCTTGTGACAATGGTCTCGGCGTGGGTCCAAAAGTTGGTGACAAACGACTTGGTGTTTACTTAGATTTTTCTGATTCCATCAAACGTTTGGGTGAACCAGTAGTAGCTGACCGCTACGACAACCTCTTCCAAATGTATGAACGCATTACGGGAGAAAACCCATACAAAGTGCCAATGCGTATTTACCCTGCGGTTCACTACACTATGGGCGGGCTTTGGGTGGATTACAATTTAATGTCTAACATTCCTGGTCTTCACGTTCTCGGAGAAGCAAACTTCTCTGACCACGGTGCGAACCGACTCGGAGCATCTGCTCTCATGCAAGGTTTGGCGGATGGATACTTTGTGATTCCTTATACTATTGGTGATTATTTTGCCCGTGAAGGTCATAAAAATATTTCTACTGATAGACCAGAATTCAAAGAAGCAGAAGCACGTGTTCGCGAGATGACAAACAAATTGTTAGCCATCAACGGTAAAAAAACTCCAGACGATTTCCATAGAGCTCTTGGTAAAATCATGTGGGATCAGTGTGGTATGGCTCGTAACGAAAAAGGCCTAAAGGATGCACTCCAAAGAATTCCGGAACTTCGTGAAGAATTCTGGAAAAACGTAAAAGTTGCAGGTTCTGGTTCTGAACTCAACCAAGAGTTAGAAAAAGCCGGTCGCGTAGCCGACTACTTAGAGTTTGGTGAACTACTCTGTTTAGATGCTCTCAAACGAGAAGAATCTTGCGGTGGTCACTTCCGTGAGGAACACCAAACAGAAGATGGCGAGGCAAAACGTAATGACGATAAATTCTGTCACGTAACTGCTTGGGAATATAAAGGTGAAGGAAAAGCTCCAGAAGAACACCGTGAAAAACTCGAGTATGAAAACATCCACCTAGCCGTAAGGAGCTACAAATAATGGATACTATGAAGTTACACCTTAAAGTTTGGCGACAAAAAGATAAAAACGATAAAGGTCGTATGGTGAGTTATGAAGCAAACAACATCAGCGAACATATGTCTTTTCTTGAGATGTTGGATGTTGTAAACGATGGCCTAATCAAAAAAGGCGACGATCCTATCGCTTTTGACCATGACTGCCGTGAAGGGATTTGTGGGGCATGTTCTATGGTGATCAACGGGGTTCCGCATGGTCCAGAAAAAGGAACCACCACTTGCCAGTTGCATATGCGTAAGTTTAAAGATGGCGACACAGTTTACATTGAACCATGGAGAGCCAAAGCTTTTCCTGTGGCAAAAGATTTAATTGTGGATCGTTCCGCTTTTGATCGAATCATCCAAGCTGGTGGGTATGTTTCTATCAATACAGGTGGAGCTCCCGATGGAAATGCCCTACCCATTCCAAAGGTAGATGCTGACCTGGCGATGGATGCTGCAACTTGTATTGGATGCGGCGCTTGTGTGGCTGCATGTAAAAATGCCTCAGCGATGCTTTTTGTCTCTGCAAAAGTATCTCACTTAGCACTTCTACCTCAAGGTGCAGTCGAAAAGAAAGAACGTGTTCGCAAAATGGTAAGTGCAATGGACAAAGAAGGATTTGGAAATTGTACAAACCAATACGAATGTGAAGCAGCATGCCCGAAAGAAATTTCGGTAAACTTCATCACTAGACTTAACAGAGAGTATATTTCCTCTTAAGGCCAATCGGTTTTAGAGAGATTTATCTCTGTTATAAGACTTGCCACAAAGTGTTTAATTTTGTGGGCTTCTTAGCGAAAACCCGATTGGAAACAGTCGGGTTTTTTTATAGGGCTTTGTTTTTTTACTCTGGAAAACTTGTTTCGATTCTATTTTTTTTAGAATCAGATAGATACCGAAATTTTGCTTATTTGAGAATCCTTAAATGATGATTTGATCAAGTTCTTTCTGATTCAAA
Protein-coding regions in this window:
- a CDS encoding succinate dehydrogenase cytochrome b subunit, which codes for MTLSLDFFRSSIGKKIIMAITGFIWFGFVIVHMVGNLQVFQGPEKLNTYAKFLKDLGPLLWVARIGLIVAFFGHVCTAILLKIENTKARPVSYAKGSTIQASLASRTMAYSGLLLLTFLVYHLAHFTLGITNPEHYSFEYILKNGDVVHDVYAMVILGFQDPIISGTYIVFMVFLALHFSHALGSMFQTLGFLAPKHNPTIQKFSTGLGLIVFLGNCSMPISILLGYVR
- a CDS encoding fumarate reductase/succinate dehydrogenase flavoprotein subunit, which encodes MKLDAKIPSGPLEQKWDKHKQDIKLVNPANKRKYKVIIVGTGLAGASAAATLSELGYQVSVFCFQDSPRRAHSIAAQGGINAAKNYQNDGDSVYRLFYDTVKGGDFRAREANVYRLAHESTNIIDQCVAQGVPFAREYGGTLSNRSFGGAQVSRTFYAKGQTGQQLLLGAYSALEKQISRGAVKMHPRTEMLELVLVDGHAKGIVVRDLVTGEISSHSGDAVILASGGYGNVFYLSTNAKGSNVTATYRAYKKGAGFANPCYTQIHPTCIPQAGDYQSKLTLMSESLRNDGRVWVPKKKDDLRAPHEIPEEERDYYLERKYPSYGNLAPRDISSRSAKEACDNGLGVGPKVGDKRLGVYLDFSDSIKRLGEPVVADRYDNLFQMYERITGENPYKVPMRIYPAVHYTMGGLWVDYNLMSNIPGLHVLGEANFSDHGANRLGASALMQGLADGYFVIPYTIGDYFAREGHKNISTDRPEFKEAEARVREMTNKLLAINGKKTPDDFHRALGKIMWDQCGMARNEKGLKDALQRIPELREEFWKNVKVAGSGSELNQELEKAGRVADYLEFGELLCLDALKREESCGGHFREEHQTEDGEAKRNDDKFCHVTAWEYKGEGKAPEEHREKLEYENIHLAVRSYK
- a CDS encoding succinate dehydrogenase/fumarate reductase iron-sulfur subunit yields the protein MKLHLKVWRQKDKNDKGRMVSYEANNISEHMSFLEMLDVVNDGLIKKGDDPIAFDHDCREGICGACSMVINGVPHGPEKGTTTCQLHMRKFKDGDTVYIEPWRAKAFPVAKDLIVDRSAFDRIIQAGGYVSINTGGAPDGNALPIPKVDADLAMDAATCIGCGACVAACKNASAMLFVSAKVSHLALLPQGAVEKKERVRKMVSAMDKEGFGNCTNQYECEAACPKEISVNFITRLNREYISS